One part of the Sphingopyxis sp. PAMC25046 genome encodes these proteins:
- a CDS encoding class I SAM-dependent methyltransferase — translation MPLVTLVGESWDDYGLVDSGNGRKLERYGRYRFIRPEPQAMWAPALPESEWAAADGEFIPASDDDGGGRWYYNKPVPAEGWPLAWRETRFTASCTPFRHLGFFPDMAPVWDWLRERIADKPDPAFLNLFGYTGVGSQALAAAGASVTHVDASKKSVGQARENAALGDMADKPIRWIVDDAGKFTAREVRRGRRYDAILLDPPKFGRGPGGERWQIEEGLAPLLADCRQLLDADSRALFLTVYAVRMSALAIGELLAQLFADLPGRIECGELAVREEARGLLLPTAIFARWSR, via the coding sequence CTGCCGCTCGTTACGCTCGTCGGCGAGTCGTGGGACGATTATGGGCTGGTCGACAGCGGGAACGGGCGCAAGCTCGAACGCTATGGCCGCTATCGCTTCATCCGGCCTGAACCGCAGGCGATGTGGGCGCCCGCGCTACCCGAAAGCGAATGGGCGGCTGCCGATGGCGAGTTCATTCCCGCTTCGGACGACGATGGCGGCGGCCGCTGGTATTATAACAAGCCCGTGCCGGCCGAGGGCTGGCCGCTCGCCTGGCGCGAAACGCGCTTTACAGCGTCGTGCACGCCGTTCCGGCATCTGGGCTTCTTTCCCGACATGGCGCCGGTGTGGGACTGGCTGCGTGAGCGTATCGCCGACAAGCCCGATCCGGCGTTCCTCAACCTGTTCGGCTATACCGGCGTCGGCAGCCAGGCGCTCGCGGCCGCGGGCGCGTCGGTGACGCATGTCGATGCGTCGAAAAAGTCGGTCGGGCAGGCGCGCGAAAATGCGGCGCTTGGCGATATGGCCGACAAGCCAATCCGCTGGATTGTCGACGACGCGGGCAAGTTCACCGCGCGCGAGGTGCGGCGGGGGCGGCGTTATGACGCGATCCTGCTCGACCCGCCCAAGTTCGGGCGCGGGCCCGGCGGCGAACGCTGGCAGATCGAGGAAGGGCTGGCGCCGCTGCTCGCCGACTGCCGCCAACTGCTCGACGCCGACAGCCGCGCGTTGTTTCTGACCGTCTATGCGGTGCGCATGTCGGCGCTCGCGATCGGCGAGTTGCTCGCGCAGCTTTTCGCCGACCTGCCCGGCAGGATCGAATGCGGCGAACTCGCAGTACGCGAGGAGGCGAGGGGGCTATTGCTTCCGACCGCTATTTTTGCGCGCTGGAGTCGCTGA